In Sciurus carolinensis chromosome 13, mSciCar1.2, whole genome shotgun sequence, a genomic segment contains:
- the Kdm3a gene encoding lysine-specific demethylase 3A isoform X2 yields the protein MVLTLGESWPVLVGKRFLSLCAADGADGGWDVQRVAEWPWLAGTVRAVSHPDVSRKDLKVCVEFDGESWRKRRWIEVYSLQRKAFLVEHNLVLAERKSPEISERTVQWPAIVYKPLLDKAGLGSITSVRFLGDQQSVFLSKDLLKPIQDVNNLRLSLTDNQSISKEFQALIVKHLDESHLLKGDKNLVGSEVKIYSLDPSTQWFSATVVNGNPASKTLQVNCEEIPALKIVDPSLIHVEVVHDNFVTCGNSTRVGAVKRKSSDNNGSLVSKQAKSCSEASPSMCPVQSVPTTVFKEILLGCTAATPPSKDPRHQNTPQTANSPPNLGAKIPQGCPKQSLPEELSSCLNTKPEILRTKPDVCRAGLPSSQSAQVGTGDLKILSEPRGSSNQPKMDTEQESRLQSVPQPPPGLPKECLPAEASPKAETGIANTPELQKHLEHAPSTSDVFSEKPEMKAGVNCDSPNSCAGKMVEPSALGCQTQNLKETPGKVDNENCCTRSNNKIQNAPARKSVLTDPAKLRKLQQSGEAFVQDDSCVNIVAQLPKCRECRLDSLRKDKEQQKDSPVFCRFFHFRRLQFNKHGVLRVEGFLTPNKYDSEAIGLWLPLTRNVVGTDLDTAKYILANIGDHFCQMVISEKEAMSTIEPHRQVAWKRAVKGVREMCDVCDTTIFNLHWVCPRCGFGVCVDCYRMKRKNCPQGAAYKTFSWLRCVKSQIHEPENLMPTQIIPGKALYDVGDIVHSVRAKWGIKANCPCANRQFKLFSKPTSKEDLKQTSLAGEKLALGAVLPPSPSVLEPAAGGGEAASRPACSVKPPCPASTAPLSWLADLTSGNVNKENKEKQPTMPILKNEIKCLPPLPPLSKSSTVLHTFNSTILTPVSNNNSGFLRNLLNSSTGKTENGLKNTPKILDDIFASLVQNKTSSDLSKRPQGLTIKPSILGFDTPHYWLCDNRLLCLQDPNNKSNWNVFRECWKQGQPVMVSGVHHRLNAELWKPESFRKEFGEQEVDLVNCRTNEIITGATVGDFWDGFEDVPNRLKNEKEPMVLKLKDWPPGEDFRDMMPSRFDDLMANIPLPEYTRRDGKLNLASRLPNYFVRPDLGPKMYNAYGLITPEDRKYGTTNLHLDVSDAANVMVYVGIPKGQCEQEEEVLRTIQDGDSDELTIKRFIEGKEKPGALWHIYAAKDTEKIREFLKKVSEEQGQENPADHDPIHDQSWYLDRSLRKRLHQEYGVQGWAIVQFLGDVVFIPAGAPHQVHNLYSCIKVAEDFVSPEHVKHCFWLTQEFRYLSQTHTNHEDKLQVKNVIYHAVKDAVAMLKASESSFGRP from the exons gtACAAACCTTTATTGGACAAAGCTGGTTTGGGATCCATAACTTCTGTTCGCTTCCTAGGAGATCAGCAAAGCGTATTTCTTTCCAAAGACCTTTTGAAGCCTATACAG GATGTAAATAATCTTCGGCTTTCCCTTACTGATAATCAGAGCATCAGTAAAGAATTTCAGGCTTTGATTGTGAAACATTTAGATGAAAGCCATCTTTTAAAAG gtgataAGAACTTAGTTGGttcagaagtaaaaatttatagtttgGACCCATCTACTCAGTGGTTTTCAGCAACTGTTGTGAATGGAAACCCAGCATCCAAAACTCTTCAAGTCAACTGTGAGGAG attccaGCGTTGAAAATTGTCGATCCATCTCTGATTCATGTTGAAGTTGTACATGATAACTTTGTGACATGTG gTAATTCTACAAGAGTTGGAGCTGTAAAACGAAAGTCTTCTGATAATAATGGAAGCTTGGTTTCCAAACAAGCAAAATCTTGCTCTGAG GCGTCTCCCAGTATGTGTCCTGTCCAATCTGTTCCCACAACAGTGTTTAAGGAGATCTTGCTTGGCTGCACTGCAGCAACGCCACCTAGTAAGGACCCAAGGCATCAAAATACTCCTCAGACGGCCAACTCTCCCCCTAACCTTGGAGCAAAAATTCCTCAAGG GTGTCCTAAGCAGAGTTTACCAGAAGAGCTTTCTTCCTGTCTAAACACAAAACCTGAAATACTGAGAACAAAGCCAGATGTCTGCAGAGCAGGGCTTCCCTCCTCACAGTCTGCTCAGGTTGGAACTGGAGACCTGAAGATTCTGAGTGAGCCCAGAGGTAGCAGTAACCAACCCAAGATGGACACTGAGCAGGAAAGCAGATTGCAGTCTGTTCCACAGCCACCGCCTGGCCTTCCTAAGGAGTGCTTACCTGCAGAAGCTTCCCCCAAGGCAGAAACGGGAATTGCCAATACCCCTGAGCTGCAGAAGCACCTAGAACATGCACCTTCCACGTCTGATGTCTTTTCAGAAAAGCCAGAGATGAAAGCAGGTGTTAACTGTGATAGCCCTAATAGTTGTGCAGGAAAAATGGTTGAACCTTCAGCTTTAGGTTGCCAGACACAGAATTTAAAGGAGACTCCAGGAAAAGTAGACAATGAAAACTGTTGTACAAGAAGCAACAATAAAATCCAGAACG cACCAGCCCGAAAGTCAGTTTTGACAGACCCCGCTAAACTCAGGAAGCTGCAGCAGAGTGGTGAGGCCTTTGTACAGGATGACTCCTGCGTGAACATTGTGGCACAGCTGCCTAAGTGCCGGGAGTGTCGTTTGGATAGCCTGCGGAAGGACAAGGAGCAGCAGAAGGACTCGCCTGTGTTCTGTCGCTTCTTCCACTTCAGGAG GTTACAGTTCAACAAACATGGTGTGTTGCGGGTGGAAGGCTTCTTAACACCAAACAAGTATGACAGTGAAGCAATTGGCTTGTGGCTACCTCTAACTAGAAACGTGGTGGGGACCGATTTGGACACGGCAAAGTATATCCTGGCCAACATTGGAGACCACTTCTGTCAAATGGTGATTTCTGAAAAGGAAGCTATGTCAACTATTGAGCCACACA GACAGGTTGCGTGGAAGCGAGCTGTGAAAGGCGTCCGAGAGATGTGCGACGTGTGTGACACCACCATCTTCAACTTGCACTGGGTGTGCCCTCGCTGTGGGTTCGGGGTGTGTGTGGATTGCTACCGGATGAAGAGGAAGAACTGCCCGCAGG GTGCTGCCTACAAGACGTTCTCTTGGCTGAGATGTGTGAAGAGTCAGATCCACGAGCCTGAGAACCTGATGCCTACACAGATCATCCCTGGGAAAG CACTCTACGACGTGGGAGACATTGTTCATTCTGTGAGAGCCAAATGGGGCATCAAGGCTAATTGCCCCTGTGCCAACAGGCAGTTCAAGCTcttttcaaagccaacctcaaagGAAGACCTGAAACAG ACGTCCTTAGCTGGCGAGAAACTGGCTCTGGGGGCTGTGCTCCCGCCCAGCCCCTCCGTGTTGGAGCCAgcggctgggggtggggaagcgGCCTCCAGGCCAGCCTGCAGCGTGAAGCCTCCCTGTCCAGCCAGCACGGCTCCGCTCAGCTGGCTGGCAGACCTGACCAGCGGGAATGTCAACAAGGAGAACAAGG aaaaacaacCTACAATGccaattttaaagaatgaaatcaaatgCCTTCCACCCCTTCCCCCTCTGAGCAAGTCCAGCACAGTACTTCACACCTTTAACAGCACAATCTTGACACCTGTAAGCAACAATAATTCTGGTTTCCTCCGAAATCTCTTGAATTCCTCCACAGGAAAG ACAGAAAATGGACTCAAGAATACACCAAAAATCCTTGATGACATCTTTGCCTCTTTGGTGCAAAACAAGACTTCTTCCGATTTATCTAAGAGGCCTCAAGGACTGACAATCAAGCCCAGTATTCTGGGTTTTGACACTCCTCACTACTGGCTTTGCGATAATCGCTTGCTGTGCTTGCAAGATCCCAACAACAAGAGCAACTGGAACGTATTCAGGGAGTGCTGGAAGCAAGGGCAG CCGGTGATGGTCTCAGGCGTGCACCATAGACTGAATGCTGAGCTCTGGAAACCTGAGTCCTTCAGGAAGGAGTTTGGTGAGCAGGAAGTGGATCTGGTGAACTGTAGGACCAACGAAATCATTACGGGAGCCACAGTAGGAGACTTCTGGGATGGATTTGAAGATGTCCCAA ATCGTTTGAAAAACGAAAAAGAACCAATGGTGCTGAAGCTTAAGGACTGGCCACCGGGAGAAGATTTTAGAGATATGATGCCTTCCAG GTTTGATGACCTGATGGCTAACATTCCACTGCCCGAGTACACAAGGCGAGATGGCAAACTGAACTTGGCCTCTAGACTGCCAAACTACTTTGTTCGGCCGGACCTGGGCCCCAAGATGTATAATGCCTATG GATTAATCACTCCAGAAGATCGGAAATACGGAACGACAAACCTCCACCTAGACGTCTCTGACGCGGCTAACGTCATGGTCTATGTGGGCATCCCCAAAGGGCAGTGCGAGCAGGAAGAAG AAGTCCTCAGGACCATCCAAGATGGAGACTCTGATGAACTCACTATAAAGCGATTtattgaaggaaaagagaagccaGGAGCCCTTTGGCACATCTATGCTGCGAAGGACACGGAGAAAATAAGAGAATTCCTTAAAAAG GTATCAGAAGAGCAGGGTCAAGAAAACCCAGCAGATCATGACCCTATTCATGACCAGAGTTGGTATCTGGACCGGTCATTGAGGAAGCGCCTCCATCAGGAGTACGGGGTGCAAGGCTGGGCCATCGTCCAGTTTCTCGGGGACGTGGTGTTCATCCCAGCGGGAGCTCCCCACCAG GTTCATAACTTATACAGCTGCATCAAGGTGGCCGAAGACTTTGTGTCTCCAGAGCATGTTAAACACTGCTTCTGGCTTACTCAGGAATTCCGTTATCTGTCACAGACTCATACTAACCACGAAGACAAATTACAG GTGAAGAACGTAATCTACCATGCAGTGAAAGATGCAGTTGCTATGCTGAAAGCCAGTGAGTCGAGTTTCGGCAGACCGTAA
- the Kdm3a gene encoding lysine-specific demethylase 3A isoform X3 → MCPVQSVPTTVFKEILLGCTAATPPSKDPRHQNTPQTANSPPNLGAKIPQGCPKQSLPEELSSCLNTKPEILRTKPDVCRAGLPSSQSAQVGTGDLKILSEPRGSSNQPKMDTEQESRLQSVPQPPPGLPKECLPAEASPKAETGIANTPELQKHLEHAPSTSDVFSEKPEMKAGVNCDSPNSCAGKMVEPSALGCQTQNLKETPGKVDNENCCTRSNNKIQNAPARKSVLTDPAKLRKLQQSGEAFVQDDSCVNIVAQLPKCRECRLDSLRKDKEQQKDSPVFCRFFHFRRLQFNKHGVLRVEGFLTPNKYDSEAIGLWLPLTRNVVGTDLDTAKYILANIGDHFCQMVISEKEAMSTIEPHRQVAWKRAVKGVREMCDVCDTTIFNLHWVCPRCGFGVCVDCYRMKRKNCPQGAAYKTFSWLRCVKSQIHEPENLMPTQIIPGKALYDVGDIVHSVRAKWGIKANCPCANRQFKLFSKPTSKEDLKQTSLAGEKLALGAVLPPSPSVLEPAAGGGEAASRPACSVKPPCPASTAPLSWLADLTSGNVNKENKEKQPTMPILKNEIKCLPPLPPLSKSSTVLHTFNSTILTPVSNNNSGFLRNLLNSSTGKTENGLKNTPKILDDIFASLVQNKTSSDLSKRPQGLTIKPSILGFDTPHYWLCDNRLLCLQDPNNKSNWNVFRECWKQGQPVMVSGVHHRLNAELWKPESFRKEFGEQEVDLVNCRTNEIITGATVGDFWDGFEDVPNRLKNEKEPMVLKLKDWPPGEDFRDMMPSRFDDLMANIPLPEYTRRDGKLNLASRLPNYFVRPDLGPKMYNAYGLITPEDRKYGTTNLHLDVSDAANVMVYVGIPKGQCEQEEEVLRTIQDGDSDELTIKRFIEGKEKPGALWHIYAAKDTEKIREFLKKVSEEQGQENPADHDPIHDQSWYLDRSLRKRLHQEYGVQGWAIVQFLGDVVFIPAGAPHQVHNLYSCIKVAEDFVSPEHVKHCFWLTQEFRYLSQTHTNHEDKLQVKNVIYHAVKDAVAMLKASESSFGRP, encoded by the exons ATGTGTCCTGTCCAATCTGTTCCCACAACAGTGTTTAAGGAGATCTTGCTTGGCTGCACTGCAGCAACGCCACCTAGTAAGGACCCAAGGCATCAAAATACTCCTCAGACGGCCAACTCTCCCCCTAACCTTGGAGCAAAAATTCCTCAAGG GTGTCCTAAGCAGAGTTTACCAGAAGAGCTTTCTTCCTGTCTAAACACAAAACCTGAAATACTGAGAACAAAGCCAGATGTCTGCAGAGCAGGGCTTCCCTCCTCACAGTCTGCTCAGGTTGGAACTGGAGACCTGAAGATTCTGAGTGAGCCCAGAGGTAGCAGTAACCAACCCAAGATGGACACTGAGCAGGAAAGCAGATTGCAGTCTGTTCCACAGCCACCGCCTGGCCTTCCTAAGGAGTGCTTACCTGCAGAAGCTTCCCCCAAGGCAGAAACGGGAATTGCCAATACCCCTGAGCTGCAGAAGCACCTAGAACATGCACCTTCCACGTCTGATGTCTTTTCAGAAAAGCCAGAGATGAAAGCAGGTGTTAACTGTGATAGCCCTAATAGTTGTGCAGGAAAAATGGTTGAACCTTCAGCTTTAGGTTGCCAGACACAGAATTTAAAGGAGACTCCAGGAAAAGTAGACAATGAAAACTGTTGTACAAGAAGCAACAATAAAATCCAGAACG cACCAGCCCGAAAGTCAGTTTTGACAGACCCCGCTAAACTCAGGAAGCTGCAGCAGAGTGGTGAGGCCTTTGTACAGGATGACTCCTGCGTGAACATTGTGGCACAGCTGCCTAAGTGCCGGGAGTGTCGTTTGGATAGCCTGCGGAAGGACAAGGAGCAGCAGAAGGACTCGCCTGTGTTCTGTCGCTTCTTCCACTTCAGGAG GTTACAGTTCAACAAACATGGTGTGTTGCGGGTGGAAGGCTTCTTAACACCAAACAAGTATGACAGTGAAGCAATTGGCTTGTGGCTACCTCTAACTAGAAACGTGGTGGGGACCGATTTGGACACGGCAAAGTATATCCTGGCCAACATTGGAGACCACTTCTGTCAAATGGTGATTTCTGAAAAGGAAGCTATGTCAACTATTGAGCCACACA GACAGGTTGCGTGGAAGCGAGCTGTGAAAGGCGTCCGAGAGATGTGCGACGTGTGTGACACCACCATCTTCAACTTGCACTGGGTGTGCCCTCGCTGTGGGTTCGGGGTGTGTGTGGATTGCTACCGGATGAAGAGGAAGAACTGCCCGCAGG GTGCTGCCTACAAGACGTTCTCTTGGCTGAGATGTGTGAAGAGTCAGATCCACGAGCCTGAGAACCTGATGCCTACACAGATCATCCCTGGGAAAG CACTCTACGACGTGGGAGACATTGTTCATTCTGTGAGAGCCAAATGGGGCATCAAGGCTAATTGCCCCTGTGCCAACAGGCAGTTCAAGCTcttttcaaagccaacctcaaagGAAGACCTGAAACAG ACGTCCTTAGCTGGCGAGAAACTGGCTCTGGGGGCTGTGCTCCCGCCCAGCCCCTCCGTGTTGGAGCCAgcggctgggggtggggaagcgGCCTCCAGGCCAGCCTGCAGCGTGAAGCCTCCCTGTCCAGCCAGCACGGCTCCGCTCAGCTGGCTGGCAGACCTGACCAGCGGGAATGTCAACAAGGAGAACAAGG aaaaacaacCTACAATGccaattttaaagaatgaaatcaaatgCCTTCCACCCCTTCCCCCTCTGAGCAAGTCCAGCACAGTACTTCACACCTTTAACAGCACAATCTTGACACCTGTAAGCAACAATAATTCTGGTTTCCTCCGAAATCTCTTGAATTCCTCCACAGGAAAG ACAGAAAATGGACTCAAGAATACACCAAAAATCCTTGATGACATCTTTGCCTCTTTGGTGCAAAACAAGACTTCTTCCGATTTATCTAAGAGGCCTCAAGGACTGACAATCAAGCCCAGTATTCTGGGTTTTGACACTCCTCACTACTGGCTTTGCGATAATCGCTTGCTGTGCTTGCAAGATCCCAACAACAAGAGCAACTGGAACGTATTCAGGGAGTGCTGGAAGCAAGGGCAG CCGGTGATGGTCTCAGGCGTGCACCATAGACTGAATGCTGAGCTCTGGAAACCTGAGTCCTTCAGGAAGGAGTTTGGTGAGCAGGAAGTGGATCTGGTGAACTGTAGGACCAACGAAATCATTACGGGAGCCACAGTAGGAGACTTCTGGGATGGATTTGAAGATGTCCCAA ATCGTTTGAAAAACGAAAAAGAACCAATGGTGCTGAAGCTTAAGGACTGGCCACCGGGAGAAGATTTTAGAGATATGATGCCTTCCAG GTTTGATGACCTGATGGCTAACATTCCACTGCCCGAGTACACAAGGCGAGATGGCAAACTGAACTTGGCCTCTAGACTGCCAAACTACTTTGTTCGGCCGGACCTGGGCCCCAAGATGTATAATGCCTATG GATTAATCACTCCAGAAGATCGGAAATACGGAACGACAAACCTCCACCTAGACGTCTCTGACGCGGCTAACGTCATGGTCTATGTGGGCATCCCCAAAGGGCAGTGCGAGCAGGAAGAAG AAGTCCTCAGGACCATCCAAGATGGAGACTCTGATGAACTCACTATAAAGCGATTtattgaaggaaaagagaagccaGGAGCCCTTTGGCACATCTATGCTGCGAAGGACACGGAGAAAATAAGAGAATTCCTTAAAAAG GTATCAGAAGAGCAGGGTCAAGAAAACCCAGCAGATCATGACCCTATTCATGACCAGAGTTGGTATCTGGACCGGTCATTGAGGAAGCGCCTCCATCAGGAGTACGGGGTGCAAGGCTGGGCCATCGTCCAGTTTCTCGGGGACGTGGTGTTCATCCCAGCGGGAGCTCCCCACCAG GTTCATAACTTATACAGCTGCATCAAGGTGGCCGAAGACTTTGTGTCTCCAGAGCATGTTAAACACTGCTTCTGGCTTACTCAGGAATTCCGTTATCTGTCACAGACTCATACTAACCACGAAGACAAATTACAG GTGAAGAACGTAATCTACCATGCAGTGAAAGATGCAGTTGCTATGCTGAAAGCCAGTGAGTCGAGTTTCGGCAGACCGTAA
- the Kdm3a gene encoding lysine-specific demethylase 3A isoform X1: MVLTLGESWPVLVGKRFLSLCAADGADGGWDVQRVAEWPWLAGTVRAVSHPDVSRKDLKVCVEFDGESWRKRRWIEVYSLQRKAFLVEHNLVLAERKSPEISERTVQWPAIVYKPLLDKAGLGSITSVRFLGDQQSVFLSKDLLKPIQSLILQDVNNLRLSLTDNQSISKEFQALIVKHLDESHLLKGDKNLVGSEVKIYSLDPSTQWFSATVVNGNPASKTLQVNCEEIPALKIVDPSLIHVEVVHDNFVTCGNSTRVGAVKRKSSDNNGSLVSKQAKSCSEASPSMCPVQSVPTTVFKEILLGCTAATPPSKDPRHQNTPQTANSPPNLGAKIPQGCPKQSLPEELSSCLNTKPEILRTKPDVCRAGLPSSQSAQVGTGDLKILSEPRGSSNQPKMDTEQESRLQSVPQPPPGLPKECLPAEASPKAETGIANTPELQKHLEHAPSTSDVFSEKPEMKAGVNCDSPNSCAGKMVEPSALGCQTQNLKETPGKVDNENCCTRSNNKIQNAPARKSVLTDPAKLRKLQQSGEAFVQDDSCVNIVAQLPKCRECRLDSLRKDKEQQKDSPVFCRFFHFRRLQFNKHGVLRVEGFLTPNKYDSEAIGLWLPLTRNVVGTDLDTAKYILANIGDHFCQMVISEKEAMSTIEPHRQVAWKRAVKGVREMCDVCDTTIFNLHWVCPRCGFGVCVDCYRMKRKNCPQGAAYKTFSWLRCVKSQIHEPENLMPTQIIPGKALYDVGDIVHSVRAKWGIKANCPCANRQFKLFSKPTSKEDLKQTSLAGEKLALGAVLPPSPSVLEPAAGGGEAASRPACSVKPPCPASTAPLSWLADLTSGNVNKENKEKQPTMPILKNEIKCLPPLPPLSKSSTVLHTFNSTILTPVSNNNSGFLRNLLNSSTGKTENGLKNTPKILDDIFASLVQNKTSSDLSKRPQGLTIKPSILGFDTPHYWLCDNRLLCLQDPNNKSNWNVFRECWKQGQPVMVSGVHHRLNAELWKPESFRKEFGEQEVDLVNCRTNEIITGATVGDFWDGFEDVPNRLKNEKEPMVLKLKDWPPGEDFRDMMPSRFDDLMANIPLPEYTRRDGKLNLASRLPNYFVRPDLGPKMYNAYGLITPEDRKYGTTNLHLDVSDAANVMVYVGIPKGQCEQEEEVLRTIQDGDSDELTIKRFIEGKEKPGALWHIYAAKDTEKIREFLKKVSEEQGQENPADHDPIHDQSWYLDRSLRKRLHQEYGVQGWAIVQFLGDVVFIPAGAPHQVHNLYSCIKVAEDFVSPEHVKHCFWLTQEFRYLSQTHTNHEDKLQVKNVIYHAVKDAVAMLKASESSFGRP; encoded by the exons gtACAAACCTTTATTGGACAAAGCTGGTTTGGGATCCATAACTTCTGTTCGCTTCCTAGGAGATCAGCAAAGCGTATTTCTTTCCAAAGACCTTTTGAAGCCTATACAG TCTTTGATTTTACAGGATGTAAATAATCTTCGGCTTTCCCTTACTGATAATCAGAGCATCAGTAAAGAATTTCAGGCTTTGATTGTGAAACATTTAGATGAAAGCCATCTTTTAAAAG gtgataAGAACTTAGTTGGttcagaagtaaaaatttatagtttgGACCCATCTACTCAGTGGTTTTCAGCAACTGTTGTGAATGGAAACCCAGCATCCAAAACTCTTCAAGTCAACTGTGAGGAG attccaGCGTTGAAAATTGTCGATCCATCTCTGATTCATGTTGAAGTTGTACATGATAACTTTGTGACATGTG gTAATTCTACAAGAGTTGGAGCTGTAAAACGAAAGTCTTCTGATAATAATGGAAGCTTGGTTTCCAAACAAGCAAAATCTTGCTCTGAG GCGTCTCCCAGTATGTGTCCTGTCCAATCTGTTCCCACAACAGTGTTTAAGGAGATCTTGCTTGGCTGCACTGCAGCAACGCCACCTAGTAAGGACCCAAGGCATCAAAATACTCCTCAGACGGCCAACTCTCCCCCTAACCTTGGAGCAAAAATTCCTCAAGG GTGTCCTAAGCAGAGTTTACCAGAAGAGCTTTCTTCCTGTCTAAACACAAAACCTGAAATACTGAGAACAAAGCCAGATGTCTGCAGAGCAGGGCTTCCCTCCTCACAGTCTGCTCAGGTTGGAACTGGAGACCTGAAGATTCTGAGTGAGCCCAGAGGTAGCAGTAACCAACCCAAGATGGACACTGAGCAGGAAAGCAGATTGCAGTCTGTTCCACAGCCACCGCCTGGCCTTCCTAAGGAGTGCTTACCTGCAGAAGCTTCCCCCAAGGCAGAAACGGGAATTGCCAATACCCCTGAGCTGCAGAAGCACCTAGAACATGCACCTTCCACGTCTGATGTCTTTTCAGAAAAGCCAGAGATGAAAGCAGGTGTTAACTGTGATAGCCCTAATAGTTGTGCAGGAAAAATGGTTGAACCTTCAGCTTTAGGTTGCCAGACACAGAATTTAAAGGAGACTCCAGGAAAAGTAGACAATGAAAACTGTTGTACAAGAAGCAACAATAAAATCCAGAACG cACCAGCCCGAAAGTCAGTTTTGACAGACCCCGCTAAACTCAGGAAGCTGCAGCAGAGTGGTGAGGCCTTTGTACAGGATGACTCCTGCGTGAACATTGTGGCACAGCTGCCTAAGTGCCGGGAGTGTCGTTTGGATAGCCTGCGGAAGGACAAGGAGCAGCAGAAGGACTCGCCTGTGTTCTGTCGCTTCTTCCACTTCAGGAG GTTACAGTTCAACAAACATGGTGTGTTGCGGGTGGAAGGCTTCTTAACACCAAACAAGTATGACAGTGAAGCAATTGGCTTGTGGCTACCTCTAACTAGAAACGTGGTGGGGACCGATTTGGACACGGCAAAGTATATCCTGGCCAACATTGGAGACCACTTCTGTCAAATGGTGATTTCTGAAAAGGAAGCTATGTCAACTATTGAGCCACACA GACAGGTTGCGTGGAAGCGAGCTGTGAAAGGCGTCCGAGAGATGTGCGACGTGTGTGACACCACCATCTTCAACTTGCACTGGGTGTGCCCTCGCTGTGGGTTCGGGGTGTGTGTGGATTGCTACCGGATGAAGAGGAAGAACTGCCCGCAGG GTGCTGCCTACAAGACGTTCTCTTGGCTGAGATGTGTGAAGAGTCAGATCCACGAGCCTGAGAACCTGATGCCTACACAGATCATCCCTGGGAAAG CACTCTACGACGTGGGAGACATTGTTCATTCTGTGAGAGCCAAATGGGGCATCAAGGCTAATTGCCCCTGTGCCAACAGGCAGTTCAAGCTcttttcaaagccaacctcaaagGAAGACCTGAAACAG ACGTCCTTAGCTGGCGAGAAACTGGCTCTGGGGGCTGTGCTCCCGCCCAGCCCCTCCGTGTTGGAGCCAgcggctgggggtggggaagcgGCCTCCAGGCCAGCCTGCAGCGTGAAGCCTCCCTGTCCAGCCAGCACGGCTCCGCTCAGCTGGCTGGCAGACCTGACCAGCGGGAATGTCAACAAGGAGAACAAGG aaaaacaacCTACAATGccaattttaaagaatgaaatcaaatgCCTTCCACCCCTTCCCCCTCTGAGCAAGTCCAGCACAGTACTTCACACCTTTAACAGCACAATCTTGACACCTGTAAGCAACAATAATTCTGGTTTCCTCCGAAATCTCTTGAATTCCTCCACAGGAAAG ACAGAAAATGGACTCAAGAATACACCAAAAATCCTTGATGACATCTTTGCCTCTTTGGTGCAAAACAAGACTTCTTCCGATTTATCTAAGAGGCCTCAAGGACTGACAATCAAGCCCAGTATTCTGGGTTTTGACACTCCTCACTACTGGCTTTGCGATAATCGCTTGCTGTGCTTGCAAGATCCCAACAACAAGAGCAACTGGAACGTATTCAGGGAGTGCTGGAAGCAAGGGCAG CCGGTGATGGTCTCAGGCGTGCACCATAGACTGAATGCTGAGCTCTGGAAACCTGAGTCCTTCAGGAAGGAGTTTGGTGAGCAGGAAGTGGATCTGGTGAACTGTAGGACCAACGAAATCATTACGGGAGCCACAGTAGGAGACTTCTGGGATGGATTTGAAGATGTCCCAA ATCGTTTGAAAAACGAAAAAGAACCAATGGTGCTGAAGCTTAAGGACTGGCCACCGGGAGAAGATTTTAGAGATATGATGCCTTCCAG GTTTGATGACCTGATGGCTAACATTCCACTGCCCGAGTACACAAGGCGAGATGGCAAACTGAACTTGGCCTCTAGACTGCCAAACTACTTTGTTCGGCCGGACCTGGGCCCCAAGATGTATAATGCCTATG GATTAATCACTCCAGAAGATCGGAAATACGGAACGACAAACCTCCACCTAGACGTCTCTGACGCGGCTAACGTCATGGTCTATGTGGGCATCCCCAAAGGGCAGTGCGAGCAGGAAGAAG AAGTCCTCAGGACCATCCAAGATGGAGACTCTGATGAACTCACTATAAAGCGATTtattgaaggaaaagagaagccaGGAGCCCTTTGGCACATCTATGCTGCGAAGGACACGGAGAAAATAAGAGAATTCCTTAAAAAG GTATCAGAAGAGCAGGGTCAAGAAAACCCAGCAGATCATGACCCTATTCATGACCAGAGTTGGTATCTGGACCGGTCATTGAGGAAGCGCCTCCATCAGGAGTACGGGGTGCAAGGCTGGGCCATCGTCCAGTTTCTCGGGGACGTGGTGTTCATCCCAGCGGGAGCTCCCCACCAG GTTCATAACTTATACAGCTGCATCAAGGTGGCCGAAGACTTTGTGTCTCCAGAGCATGTTAAACACTGCTTCTGGCTTACTCAGGAATTCCGTTATCTGTCACAGACTCATACTAACCACGAAGACAAATTACAG GTGAAGAACGTAATCTACCATGCAGTGAAAGATGCAGTTGCTATGCTGAAAGCCAGTGAGTCGAGTTTCGGCAGACCGTAA